From one Misgurnus anguillicaudatus chromosome 2, ASM2758022v2, whole genome shotgun sequence genomic stretch:
- the rc3h1b gene encoding roquin-1, with the protein MPVQAPQWTEFLLCPICTQTFEETVRRPISLGCGHTVCKMCLNKLHRKACPFDQTAINTDIEQLPVNSALLQLVGGQVPKQQPVALITCPEDTKHYEEARQCVEELALYLKPLSNARGVGLSNAAQSMLSRPMQRKLVTLVHCQLVEEEGRVRAMRAARSLGERTVTELILQHQNPQQLSSNLWAAVRARGCQFLGPAMQEEALKLVLLALEDGSALSRKVLVLFVVQRLEPRFPQASKTSIGHVVQLLYRASCFKVTKRDEDSSLMQLKEEFRTYEALRREHDSQIVQIAMEGGLRIAPDQWSSLLYGDQSHKSHMQSIIDKLQTPASFAQSVQELTIALQRTGDPANLNRLRPHLELLANIDPSPDAPPPTWDQLEKGLVAVKTVVHGLVDFIQNHSKKGADTQQPPQHSKYKTYMCRDMKQKGGCPRGASCTFAHSQEELEKYRKMNKRLAARLPCTPGLLPEDVVSLDPGRKSLTNGIGGPLPQLIPRGTDPSNYELLLKPKMDATSLSAPGSPPDSAEHLPMSKQLPVVSRGAPQMYPQQQPELFYSEPPRHQTSGSQYDAQYPPGNPYPYQPPQYVSPRYIRNPPPPGESAVSPYPEPYPGYGPDRQYQSHHSGPPFSTHPYAPPSHYSRRHGHYPAPPPQFAPPRDDLVRMSPVPLDVPPASMPPPQGGAPGSLYHPQESSSRDRYPQDGYYPTGPHPSQMRSHMRDPYSRSQPSLDDLHRRRKELLVQLEERKVISPPPFAASPTLPTHPFPNDYPQEYLEDGSKSFGSREPEYAGQYSPWSCDTIGSYIGSKDAKPKDIGSAVQMMNAEGKVLREPPLDSQRRSAEAKDDDPIIPFGPLPTVSPFGAISRTSKTGYQTTGPIQAMASSQASSSKHMTMTADYSYGNHSGWGGASYAPHQSMNTQGHFSERMPVSGPDREQLKIELQQVNQQISQQTRGMEAASNSMLLQREACALASQPAAPVKWSTGAVVSSEQLNLELHHVEREIGKRTREIAMENQVAHEYKMKATENGQPDHKAQLEELSLALGEVSNGSSGMKPASGVGGSMLSLTNKTSSLTLCSADQSASSSDLQKNGVVHSCS; encoded by the exons ATGCCTGTACAAGCTCCACAATggacagagtttttactgtgcCCCATATGCACCCAAACGTTCGAGGAGACGGTGCGTCGACCCATCAGTCTAGGTTGCGGCCACACCGTTTGCAAAATGTGCCTGAACAAGCTGCACCGCAAGGCCTGTCCCTTCGACCAGACGGCCATCAACACTGACATTGAGCAGTTGCCCGTCAACTCTGCCCTGTTACAGCTGGTCGGTGGTCAG GTGCCCAAACAGCAACCTGTGGCACTCATTACCTGTCCAGAGGACACCAAGCATTATGAGGAGGCACGGCAGTGTGTGGAGGAGCTTGCCCTCTACCTCAAACCCCTCAGCAATGCACGAG GGGTGGGGTTAAGCAATGCTGCTCAGAGCATGCTGAGCCGCCCAATGCAGAGGAAGCTGGTGACTCTGGTGCACTGTCAGCTGGTGGAAGAGGAAGGTAGGGTCAGGGCCATGCGGGCGGCCCGTTCTCTGGGTGAAAGAACTGTTACAGAGCTCATCCTGCAGCACCAAAACCCCCAGCAGCTCTCATCCAACCTGTGGGCTGCTGTCAGAGCCAGAGGCTGCCAGTTCCTGGGTCCAG CTATGCAGGAAGAGGCACTAAAGCTGGTACTGTTGGCCTTGGAAGATGGATCTGCTCTTTCCAGGAAAGTTCTGGTCCTGTTTGTGGTCCAGAGACTTGAACCAAGGTTTCCTCAGGCCTCTAAAACCAGTATTGGACATGTAGTTCAGCTCCTCTATCGTGCCTCATGCTTCAAG GTGACAAAGCGAGACGAGGACTCGTCACTAATGCAATTAAAAGAGGAGTTCCGCACATATGAGGCACTGCGGCGGGAGCACGACTCTCAGATTGTTCAGATCGCCATGGAGGGAGGCCTACGCATCGCCCCCGATCAGTGGTCCTCTCTGCTTTATGGAGATCAGTCCCACAAGTCCCACATGCAATCTATTATTGACAAG CTGCAAACGCCAGCATCGTTTGCTCAGAGCGTACAGGAGCTGACCATTGCACTGCAGAGGACGGGTGACCCCGCCAACCTCAACCGACTAAGACCTCACCTCGAGCTGCTCGCTAACATCGACCCCAGTCCGG ATGCTCCTCCTCCTACTTGGGATCAGCTAGAGAAGGGGCTGGTAGCAGTAAAGACGGTGGTGCATGGGCTGGTGGATTTCATCCAGAACCACAGTAAGAAGGGTGCTGACACGCAGCAGCCACCCCAGCACAGCAAGTATAAAACATACATGTGCAGAGACATGAAGCAGAAAGGAGGCTGTCCCAGAGGAGCCAGCTGCACCTTTGCCCACTCTCAGGAGGAGCTGGAAAA ATACCGTAAAATGAACAAACGTCTTGCCGCACGGTTGCCCTGCACTCCTGGTCTGCTTCCTGAAGATGTGGTTTCATTAGACCCCGGACGGAAGTCCCTTACCAATGGAATTGGTGGTCCTCTTCCCCAGCTCATCCCCAGAGGCACAGATCCCTCTAATTATGAACTCTTACTCAAACCCAAGATGGATGCCACTAGCCTCAGCGCTCCTGGGTCACCACCTGACTC GGCAGAGCACTTACCCATGTCTAAGCAGTTGCCAGTTGTGTCCAGAGGTGCTCCACAGATGTATCCTCAACAACAGCCTGAGCTTTTCTACTCGGAGCCACCTAGACATCAAACCTCAGGATCTCAGTATGATGCTCAATATCCACCAG GCAACCCCTACCCATACCAGCCTCCGCAGTATGTATCTCCCCGTTACATCCGTAACCCACCTCCACCTGGCGAGTCAGCAGTGTCCCCCTACCCAGAGCCCTACCCTGGTTACGGCCCAGACCGCCAATATCAGAGCCACCATTCCGGTCCTCCTTTCTCAACCCACCCCTACGCACCTCCCTCTCATTACAGCCGCAGACATGGACATTATCCTGCACCCCCACCTCAATTTGCACCTCCCCGAGATGACTTGGTGAGGATGAGCCCTGTTCCTTTGGATGTTCCTCCAGCCTCTATGCCTCCACCTCAAGGAGGGGCCCCAGGATCTCTGTACCACCCCCAGGAGTCTTCATCACGCGACAGATACCCACAAGATGGGTACTATCCCACTGGACCACACCCCAGCCAAATGAGATCCCACATGAGA GACCCGTACAGTCGTTCTCAGCCCAGTCTGGATGATTTGCACCGCAGGCGTAAGGAGCTGCTGGTCCAGCTGGAGGAGAGAAAAGTCATCTCTCCCCCACCCTTCGCTGCCTCCCCAACTCTCCCCACACACCCTTTCCCCAACGACTACCCTCAGGAG TATTTAGAAGATGGCTCAAAATCCTTTGGAAGTCGAGAGCCAGAGTACGCTGGGCAGTATTCCCCCTGGTCATGTGATACAATAGGATCATACATTGGCTCCAAGGATGCTAAACCAAAAGATATCGGTAGCGCTGTGCAGATGATG AACGCAGAGGGAAAGGTTCTGCGCGAGCCTCCGCTAGACAGCCAGCGACGCTCCGCAGAAGCCAAAGATGACGATCCCATCATTCCTTTCGGCCCTTTGCCCACAGTTTCCCCCTTTGGTGCCATTTCGCGCACATCTAAAACGGGTTATCAGACCACTGGGCCAATACAGGCCATGGCTTCTTCACAGGCCTCCAGCTCCAAACATATGACAATGA CAGCCGACTATTCGTATGGAAACCACAGCGGGTGGGGCGGAGCGTCGTACGCCCCGCACCAGAGCATGAACACTCAGGGACACTTCAGCGAGCG TATGCCCGTGTCTGGCCCTGACCGCGAGCAGCTCAAGATCGAGCTCCAGCAAGTCAACCAACAGATAAGTCAGCAGACCCGTGGCATGGAG GCTGCCAGTAACTCCATGCTCCTGCAGAGGGAGGCGTGTGCATTGGCGTCCCAGCCAGCGGCACCGGTGAAATGGTCTACAGGTGCCGTGGTGTCCAGTGAGCAGCTCAACCTGGAATTGCATCATGTGGAGCGAGAGATCGGAAAGAGGACCCGTGAAATCGCCATG GAGAATCAGGTGGCACATGAATACAAAATGAAGGCCACTGAGAATGGGCAGCCTGACCATAAAGCCCAGCTGGAGGAACTCTCTTTAGCACTGGG TGAGGTGTCTAATGGATCCAGTGGCATGAAGCCAGCCAGTGGGGTGGGTGGATCTATGCTGTCGCTGACCAATAAGACGTCTTCTCTCACCCTCTGCTCTGCTGACCAATCAGCAAGTAGCTCAGACCTTCAGAAGAATGGTGTTGTTCACTCTTGCTCTTAA
- the LOC129442649 gene encoding uncharacterized oxidoreductase ZK1290.5 isoform X1 → MIPRSAALSCPAVSLSNGLDIPILGLGTSHHGGYSHEAVVYALQQCGIRHIDTAKRYGCEEALGKALAESGVPREEIWLTTKLWPGDYGYQSAKQACRASCARLGVDYLDLFLMHWPEGMASGRSNSEVRAETWRALEDLYDEGLCRAIGVSNFLTCHLNELKDVGGVVPHVNQVEFHPFQQPMELLKYCQKEGIVFEGYCPLAKGQALTNPVILQLAQKYGRSASQICIRWSIQNGVVTIPKSTKPARILENCQVFGFTLTEEDMNRMRRLHTNQKLIHLTYPIWKG, encoded by the exons ATGATACCCAGGAGCGCTGCCTTGTCCTGTCCTGCAGTATCGCTGTCCAACGGACTCGACATTCCCATCCTGGGTTTAG GTACATCTCATCATGGAGGCTACAGTCATGAGGCAGTAGTGTACGCTCTACAGCAATGTGGCATAAGACATATAGACACAGCGAAGCGTTACGGTTGTGAAGAGGCATTGGGGAAGGCTCTGGCTGAAAGTGGAGTACCACGAGAGGAAATCTGGCTTACTACCAAACTGTGGCCTGGAGACTACGGCTACCAGAGCGCCAAACAAGCCTGCCGAGCCTCGTGTGCCAGACTTGGAGTAGATTATTTAG ACTTGTTTCTGATGCATTGGCCCGAAGGCATGGCTTCAGGTCGTTCTAACAGTGAGGTTCGAGCAGAGACGTGGAGAGCTCTGGAAGATCTTTATGATGAAG GTTTGTGTCGTGCCATCGGAGTAAGTAACTTTCTCACCTGTCACTTGAATGAGTTGAAAGATGTTGGTGGAGTTGTTCCTCATGTTAACCAG GTGGAGTTTCATCCTTTCCAGCAGCCAATGGAGCTTCTTAAGTATTGCCAAAAGGAGGGTATTGTGTTTGAAGGCTACTGTCCTCTGGCCAAAGGTCAGGCACTCACCAACCCTGTGATTCTTCAACTGGCCCAGAAATACGGCCGCAGCGCATCCCAAATCTGCATCCGCTGGAGCATACAG AATGGAGTTGTCACAATTCCAAAGTCCACCAAACCAGCAAGAATTCTTGAAAACTGTCAA GTTTTTGGGTTCACACTTACAGAGGAGGATATGAATCGAATGAGGAGGTTACACACTAATCAGAAACTAATTCATCTCACTTATCCCATCTGGAAAGGGTAA
- the LOC129442649 gene encoding uncharacterized oxidoreductase ZK1290.5 isoform X2 has protein sequence MIPRSAALSCPAVSLSNGLDIPILGLGTSHHGGYSHEAVVYALQQCGIRHIDTAKRYGCEEALGKALAESGVPREEIWLTTKLWPGDYGYQSAKQACRASCARLGVDYLDLFLMHWPEGMASGRSNSEVRAETWRALEDLYDEGLCRAIGVSNFLTCHLNELKDVGGVVPHVNQVEFHPFQQPMELLKYCQKEGIVFEGYCPLAKGQALTNPVILQLAQKYGRSASQICIRWSIQNGVVTIPKSTKPARILENCQVFEFRLDDSDMAAISLLHDGRHVSWDPTHVE, from the exons ATGATACCCAGGAGCGCTGCCTTGTCCTGTCCTGCAGTATCGCTGTCCAACGGACTCGACATTCCCATCCTGGGTTTAG GTACATCTCATCATGGAGGCTACAGTCATGAGGCAGTAGTGTACGCTCTACAGCAATGTGGCATAAGACATATAGACACAGCGAAGCGTTACGGTTGTGAAGAGGCATTGGGGAAGGCTCTGGCTGAAAGTGGAGTACCACGAGAGGAAATCTGGCTTACTACCAAACTGTGGCCTGGAGACTACGGCTACCAGAGCGCCAAACAAGCCTGCCGAGCCTCGTGTGCCAGACTTGGAGTAGATTATTTAG ACTTGTTTCTGATGCATTGGCCCGAAGGCATGGCTTCAGGTCGTTCTAACAGTGAGGTTCGAGCAGAGACGTGGAGAGCTCTGGAAGATCTTTATGATGAAG GTTTGTGTCGTGCCATCGGAGTAAGTAACTTTCTCACCTGTCACTTGAATGAGTTGAAAGATGTTGGTGGAGTTGTTCCTCATGTTAACCAG GTGGAGTTTCATCCTTTCCAGCAGCCAATGGAGCTTCTTAAGTATTGCCAAAAGGAGGGTATTGTGTTTGAAGGCTACTGTCCTCTGGCCAAAGGTCAGGCACTCACCAACCCTGTGATTCTTCAACTGGCCCAGAAATACGGCCGCAGCGCATCCCAAATCTGCATCCGCTGGAGCATACAG AATGGAGTTGTCACAATTCCAAAGTCCACCAAACCAGCAAGAATTCTTGAAAACTGTCAA GTGTTTGAGTTCAGGTTGGATGATTCAGACATGGCAGCGATAAGTTTGTTGCATGATGGGAGACATGTAAGCTGGGACCCAACCCATGTGGAATGA
- the LOC129442649 gene encoding uncharacterized oxidoreductase ZK1290.5 isoform X3 produces MIPRSAALSCPAVSLSNGLDIPILGLGTSHHGGYSHEAVVYALQQCGIRHIDTAKRYGCEEALGKALAESGVPREEIWLTTKLWPGDYGYQSAKQACRASCARLGVDYLDLFLMHWPEGMASGRSNSEVRAETWRALEDLYDEGLCRAIGVSNFLTCHLNELKDVGGVVPHVNQVEFHPFQQPMELLKYCQKEGIVFEGYCPLAKGQALTNPVILQLAQKYGRSASQICIRWSIQNGVVTIPKSTKPARILENCQCAVTVS; encoded by the exons ATGATACCCAGGAGCGCTGCCTTGTCCTGTCCTGCAGTATCGCTGTCCAACGGACTCGACATTCCCATCCTGGGTTTAG GTACATCTCATCATGGAGGCTACAGTCATGAGGCAGTAGTGTACGCTCTACAGCAATGTGGCATAAGACATATAGACACAGCGAAGCGTTACGGTTGTGAAGAGGCATTGGGGAAGGCTCTGGCTGAAAGTGGAGTACCACGAGAGGAAATCTGGCTTACTACCAAACTGTGGCCTGGAGACTACGGCTACCAGAGCGCCAAACAAGCCTGCCGAGCCTCGTGTGCCAGACTTGGAGTAGATTATTTAG ACTTGTTTCTGATGCATTGGCCCGAAGGCATGGCTTCAGGTCGTTCTAACAGTGAGGTTCGAGCAGAGACGTGGAGAGCTCTGGAAGATCTTTATGATGAAG GTTTGTGTCGTGCCATCGGAGTAAGTAACTTTCTCACCTGTCACTTGAATGAGTTGAAAGATGTTGGTGGAGTTGTTCCTCATGTTAACCAG GTGGAGTTTCATCCTTTCCAGCAGCCAATGGAGCTTCTTAAGTATTGCCAAAAGGAGGGTATTGTGTTTGAAGGCTACTGTCCTCTGGCCAAAGGTCAGGCACTCACCAACCCTGTGATTCTTCAACTGGCCCAGAAATACGGCCGCAGCGCATCCCAAATCTGCATCCGCTGGAGCATACAG AATGGAGTTGTCACAATTCCAAAGTCCACCAAACCAGCAAGAATTCTTGAAAACTGTCAA TGTGCTGTAACTGTGAGTTAA
- the extl2 gene encoding exostosin-like 2 isoform X1 translates to MRMRGQVDFFLETCDGNAMRIHLRRCRSLGRVRAHFIIGPLLLLLLAGVALTFLLPNNEDNSVLRELRQSSNTSLTLPDPKDSFTIIMQTYNRTDVLLKLLNHYQGMPHLHSIIIVWNNAGESPPRKLWDSLAPHPVPVIFKEQSVNRMRNRLQPHPEIKTDAVLMLDDDTLVSVPDISFAFSVWKQFPDQIVGFVPRKHVTTASGVYSYGSFELQDPDRGGGDWYSMILVGAAFFHQRFLELFRDQPTEVHQLVDETQNCDDIAMNFVVARQLALVSGLERPSGVFVKPVDIRNLEKEASSGYVGMWHRAEHMLQRSYCLNKLVQIYRGMPLRYSNMMISQFGFPSYANHKSRI, encoded by the exons ATGCGCATGCGCGGTCAAGTTGACTTCTTCCTGGAGACTTGTGATGGGAATGCCATGAG GATCCATCTTCGCCGCTGCAGGTCATTGGGCCGTGTGCGGGCACACTTCATTATTGGACCATTACTGTTGCTGCTTCTGGCCGGAGTGGCTCTGACCTTTTTACTGCCTAACAATGAAGATAACAGCGTTCTCAGAGAGCTCCGCCAAAGCTCCAACACCTCACTTACCTTACCAGACCCCAAGGACAGTTTCACTATTATTATGCAAACGTACAACCGCACAGACGTTCTCCTCAAACTTCTCAACCATTATCAGGGTATGCCTCACCTGCACAGCATCATCATAGTCTGGAACAACGCTGGAGAGTCACCACCCAGGAAACTATGGGATTCACTTGCCCCACACCCTGTACCAGTCATCTTCAAAGAGCAGAGCGTGAACAGAATGCGCAATCGACTGCAACCACACCCTGAGATCAAGACTGATG CTGTTTTGATGCTAGATGATGACACGTTGGTCAGTGTTCCTGATATCAGCTTTGCATTTTCTGTCTGGAAG CAATTCCCAGATCAGATTGTGGGTTTTGTTCCACGGAAGCATGTGACCACGGCATCAGGAGTGTACAGCTATGGTAGCTTTGAGCTTCAGGATCCAGACAGAGGTGGTGGTGATTG GTATTCTATGATCCTAGTGGGTGCAGCTTTTTTCCATCAGCGCTTCTTGGAGTTGTTTCGAGACCAGCCCACTGAGGTGCATCAACTGGTGGATGAAACGCAGAACTGTGACGACATCGCCATGAACTTTGTCGTGGCACGCCAACTCGCACTGGTGTCTGGGCTCGAGCGTCCCTCAGGGGTTTTCGTGAAGCCTGTAGATATACGTAATCTGGAAAAAGAAGCCAGCAGCGGGTACGTCGGCATGTGGCACAGGGCTGAGCACATGCTCCAGCGTTCCTACTGTCTGAATAAGCTGGTGCAGATCTATCGAGGCATGCCGCTCCGCTACTCCAATATGATGATCTCACAGTTTGGTTTCCCCAGCTATGCTAATCATAAGAGCAGGATCTAA
- the extl2 gene encoding exostosin-like 2 isoform X2, giving the protein MLGCQVWIFSRIHLRRCRSLGRVRAHFIIGPLLLLLLAGVALTFLLPNNEDNSVLRELRQSSNTSLTLPDPKDSFTIIMQTYNRTDVLLKLLNHYQGMPHLHSIIIVWNNAGESPPRKLWDSLAPHPVPVIFKEQSVNRMRNRLQPHPEIKTDAVLMLDDDTLVSVPDISFAFSVWKQFPDQIVGFVPRKHVTTASGVYSYGSFELQDPDRGGGDWYSMILVGAAFFHQRFLELFRDQPTEVHQLVDETQNCDDIAMNFVVARQLALVSGLERPSGVFVKPVDIRNLEKEASSGYVGMWHRAEHMLQRSYCLNKLVQIYRGMPLRYSNMMISQFGFPSYANHKSRI; this is encoded by the exons atgctgggttgtcaAGTATGGATATTTTCTAG GATCCATCTTCGCCGCTGCAGGTCATTGGGCCGTGTGCGGGCACACTTCATTATTGGACCATTACTGTTGCTGCTTCTGGCCGGAGTGGCTCTGACCTTTTTACTGCCTAACAATGAAGATAACAGCGTTCTCAGAGAGCTCCGCCAAAGCTCCAACACCTCACTTACCTTACCAGACCCCAAGGACAGTTTCACTATTATTATGCAAACGTACAACCGCACAGACGTTCTCCTCAAACTTCTCAACCATTATCAGGGTATGCCTCACCTGCACAGCATCATCATAGTCTGGAACAACGCTGGAGAGTCACCACCCAGGAAACTATGGGATTCACTTGCCCCACACCCTGTACCAGTCATCTTCAAAGAGCAGAGCGTGAACAGAATGCGCAATCGACTGCAACCACACCCTGAGATCAAGACTGATG CTGTTTTGATGCTAGATGATGACACGTTGGTCAGTGTTCCTGATATCAGCTTTGCATTTTCTGTCTGGAAG CAATTCCCAGATCAGATTGTGGGTTTTGTTCCACGGAAGCATGTGACCACGGCATCAGGAGTGTACAGCTATGGTAGCTTTGAGCTTCAGGATCCAGACAGAGGTGGTGGTGATTG GTATTCTATGATCCTAGTGGGTGCAGCTTTTTTCCATCAGCGCTTCTTGGAGTTGTTTCGAGACCAGCCCACTGAGGTGCATCAACTGGTGGATGAAACGCAGAACTGTGACGACATCGCCATGAACTTTGTCGTGGCACGCCAACTCGCACTGGTGTCTGGGCTCGAGCGTCCCTCAGGGGTTTTCGTGAAGCCTGTAGATATACGTAATCTGGAAAAAGAAGCCAGCAGCGGGTACGTCGGCATGTGGCACAGGGCTGAGCACATGCTCCAGCGTTCCTACTGTCTGAATAAGCTGGTGCAGATCTATCGAGGCATGCCGCTCCGCTACTCCAATATGATGATCTCACAGTTTGGTTTCCCCAGCTATGCTAATCATAAGAGCAGGATCTAA